In Methanocellales archaeon, a genomic segment contains:
- a CDS encoding DUF4349 domain-containing protein: MKKYTKIAVVVLLCILSASAGCMSSPLSDSVKLTGTEGGNGLSAPMPAPMTPTMIKPADTAISVGGGTADYQYTDTDTEQKIIQKASLSIEVENFQASSNALILIVERSGGFVSNSYSYVTGTGLRRGDFTLRVPADEFLSVISEIEQIGDVKSKQTSGEDVTEEYIDLRARINNSERQEQRLLEILDMANTTQEVLEVEREIWRVRSEIEQLTGRLNYLENRIELATISVSLYEQEPITHSWGIRDAFRAAFEAFVSTIRGLIILIGYVVPILILVALGWLIKSKLMPKLRKRKEGKVKE; the protein is encoded by the coding sequence AAGAAATATACCAAAATAGCGGTTGTCGTTCTGCTCTGCATATTATCAGCTTCCGCAGGCTGTATGAGTTCTCCCTTATCTGATTCCGTGAAACTAACGGGTACAGAAGGTGGCAATGGGCTCTCAGCACCAATGCCTGCACCGATGACTCCTACAATGATTAAACCGGCAGATACAGCTATTTCTGTAGGAGGGGGAACAGCAGACTATCAGTATACTGATACGGATACAGAGCAGAAGATAATTCAAAAAGCCTCCTTGAGCATTGAGGTAGAGAATTTCCAAGCAAGCTCTAACGCACTTATTCTGATAGTAGAAAGGTCAGGTGGTTTTGTTTCTAACTCCTATTCTTATGTCACAGGTACTGGGCTCAGGAGGGGGGATTTTACGCTCAGAGTGCCAGCTGATGAGTTTCTTTCTGTCATCTCAGAAATAGAGCAGATTGGCGATGTAAAGTCAAAACAAACCTCAGGAGAAGATGTTACAGAGGAATATATCGATTTGAGGGCGAGAATTAACAATTCAGAGCGACAGGAGCAGAGACTATTAGAAATACTTGACATGGCCAATACTACGCAGGAAGTTCTTGAAGTTGAGAGAGAAATATGGCGTGTGAGAAGTGAAATCGAACAGCTTACCGGTCGGCTAAACTATCTTGAGAACCGCATTGAGCTTGCGACGATTTCCGTTTCATTGTACGAGCAAGAGCCCATAACGCACAGCTGGGGGATAAGGGACGCTTTTCGCGCTGCCTTCGAAGCCTTCGTATCGACGATAAGGGGGCTTATAATCCTCATCGGATATGTAGTGCCAATATTGATCTTGGTTGCCCTAGGCTGGCTCATCAAATCGAAGTTGATGCCAAAATTGCGGAAGAGAAAAGAAGGCAAAGTTAAGGAATGA